The proteins below are encoded in one region of Planctopirus limnophila DSM 3776:
- a CDS encoding PTS sugar transporter subunit IIA, with the protein MKLCDFVVPAAIVPDLQATTKEAAIRAMVSSLCQSGVVPASDEEGIVSAILKREELGSTGIGRGVAVPHTKHPSVDRLIATVALSHTGVDFASLDGESVYIMFLLISPPDRPGDHLRGLENISRHLRNDNFCKFLRQSKTHEAVLELLKEADNNEI; encoded by the coding sequence ATGAAGTTGTGCGACTTCGTTGTTCCTGCGGCAATTGTGCCCGATCTTCAGGCAACAACCAAAGAGGCGGCCATTCGAGCAATGGTGTCCAGCCTCTGTCAGTCGGGAGTAGTACCGGCCAGCGATGAAGAGGGGATTGTATCGGCAATTCTCAAGCGTGAAGAGCTTGGTTCCACCGGGATTGGCCGTGGTGTGGCTGTGCCTCACACGAAGCATCCTTCGGTGGATCGACTGATTGCCACAGTGGCCCTTTCTCACACTGGCGTAGATTTTGCAAGCCTTGATGGCGAATCGGTCTACATCATGTTTTTGCTGATCTCGCCGCCTGATCGTCCGGGCGATCATCTTCGTGGATTGGAAAATATTTCCCGGCATCTCAGGAATGACAACTTCTGCAAGTTTTTGAGGCAATCGAAGACACACGAAGCGGTTCTTGAGTTGCTTAAGGAAGCAGACAACAACGAAATCTAG
- the hpf gene encoding ribosome hibernation-promoting factor, HPF/YfiA family has protein sequence MQIAITSRHGSISPEAQELIREKSEKLLTYFARVTSINVTVSFEHHRATVEILVDAEHKHDFVATDTGDEVIPVFYAALHKMEQQIHKYKEKVQDHKGGPTAADVATLPAEGEK, from the coding sequence GTGCAAATAGCGATTACGAGCCGACATGGTTCGATCAGTCCCGAAGCTCAAGAGTTGATTCGCGAAAAGTCCGAAAAGCTGTTGACCTACTTCGCCCGAGTGACTTCGATCAATGTCACCGTAAGTTTCGAGCATCACAGGGCGACTGTGGAAATCCTGGTGGATGCAGAGCACAAGCACGACTTTGTGGCCACAGATACAGGCGACGAAGTGATTCCCGTCTTCTATGCCGCTCTGCACAAGATGGAGCAGCAGATTCATAAATATAAGGAAAAAGTGCAGGATCATAAGGGGGGGCCGACTGCCGCCGATGTGGCCACGCTCCCTGCTGAAGGTGAGAAATAA
- a CDS encoding PQQ-dependent sugar dehydrogenase, with protein sequence MLIQNRYGLFVMALLTTLCAGEAWISSSPAAEEAISTKALPVKVVPVFENVEWSGWEAVSEDGLSQTFRPILLTNFGDGSNRIVVPTQQGVVHVIENTQAKQKSHILFDLSSKVVYKDKENEEGFLGMAFHPNFRENGELFVYYTTKDAPHTSVVSRFKAKGTQPQTVDLASEEEILRIPQPYWNHNGGTIAFGPDGYLYIALGDGGSGGDPHNNGQNLETWLGKILRIDVNQREAGKAYAIPADNPFVKKAGARPEIYALGLRNVWRMAFDRATGVLWAADVGQNLWEEIDIIQKGGNYGWSVREGLHPFGKNGNRSSQGMIDPIFEYNHDVGKSITGGFVYRGEKVPELQGKYLYADYVSGKLWALDYDSKAQKVVGNHLIPSQQLPVVSFGEDEKGEVYFMTVTGSGKGIYSFQPGGSH encoded by the coding sequence ATGCTGATTCAGAATCGATACGGTTTGTTTGTGATGGCATTGTTAACCACCCTGTGTGCCGGAGAGGCCTGGATATCCAGCAGTCCCGCAGCAGAAGAGGCAATTTCCACAAAAGCACTGCCAGTCAAGGTTGTCCCGGTTTTTGAGAACGTGGAATGGTCGGGTTGGGAAGCGGTCAGTGAAGATGGTCTTTCGCAGACATTTCGCCCGATTCTGCTGACCAACTTTGGCGATGGATCTAACCGGATTGTGGTCCCCACACAGCAAGGTGTGGTGCATGTGATTGAGAATACGCAGGCGAAGCAAAAGTCGCACATCCTCTTCGATCTTAGTTCGAAAGTGGTCTATAAAGACAAAGAGAACGAAGAAGGATTTCTCGGGATGGCGTTCCACCCGAACTTTCGTGAAAACGGGGAACTCTTTGTGTATTACACCACGAAAGACGCCCCTCACACCTCTGTGGTTTCCCGGTTCAAAGCCAAAGGAACTCAGCCACAAACGGTTGATCTGGCAAGTGAAGAAGAAATCCTGCGAATTCCGCAGCCTTACTGGAATCACAACGGTGGAACAATTGCCTTTGGTCCCGACGGTTACCTGTATATCGCTTTAGGTGATGGTGGCAGTGGTGGTGATCCTCACAATAACGGCCAGAACCTGGAAACATGGCTGGGGAAGATTCTCCGGATTGATGTGAATCAGCGGGAAGCAGGGAAGGCTTACGCGATCCCGGCTGACAATCCATTTGTCAAAAAGGCTGGTGCCCGTCCCGAGATTTATGCACTGGGATTGAGAAACGTCTGGCGGATGGCATTTGATCGAGCGACAGGAGTCCTCTGGGCAGCCGATGTCGGTCAGAATCTGTGGGAAGAGATCGACATCATTCAGAAAGGTGGCAACTACGGCTGGAGTGTCCGTGAGGGTTTGCATCCATTTGGGAAAAATGGAAATCGCAGCAGCCAGGGGATGATCGACCCGATCTTCGAATACAACCATGATGTGGGAAAATCCATTACCGGTGGATTTGTCTATCGCGGCGAAAAAGTACCCGAATTGCAGGGGAAGTACCTCTATGCCGATTACGTTTCGGGCAAGCTGTGGGCACTGGATTACGACAGCAAGGCTCAGAAAGTTGTGGGCAATCATCTCATTCCCAGTCAACAGCTCCCTGTTGTGAGCTTTGGAGAAGACGAAAAAGGTGAGGTCTATTTCATGACAGTCACTGGCAGTGGTAAGGGGATCTATTCTTTCCAGCCAGGTGGATCTCACTGA
- a CDS encoding SDR family oxidoreductase: MSYQLLTGATGLLGTYLLRDLLMAGTRVAVVVRPNRRQNVRQRVETLMTYWDETLGTKLPRPVVLEGDISQADLGLDAVSMRWAAEHVTGVIHNAASLSFVATSEDGEPYRSNIGGTRHVLEFCRSLGIRQFFHVSTAYIAGQRQGRVLETELDVGQELSNAYEESKLASEKMVREADFLDSPTVFRPGIIIGDSVTGYTTTYHGYYAALQLCNTIVKTFNADETGLVGAQKVRLALNGNETKHLVPVDWVSAVMAHVITHPEHHGQTYHLTPQHPVTIRMIRDILEETCHFYDTHLVGVGTTLDKMSEAESIFYEHIRVYNSYWKNDPSFDRTNTLKAAPHLPCPAVNRRRLVELSKIVIRDGFPSPSKRPVDPEFDSAAFFQQMLDQAARDPQYDEQDRSISLNLLGNGGGQWHLRIRQGNIVGAEIGLNDDSDALVEMTIDSFAQLVAGQKTMGQLVAESAVRASQERAEEDLLSVLDQLSQQEVAEVQK, translated from the coding sequence ATGAGTTATCAACTTCTGACGGGTGCGACAGGTCTGCTGGGAACCTACCTTCTGCGCGATCTGCTGATGGCAGGAACGCGGGTGGCTGTGGTTGTGCGGCCCAACCGTCGACAGAACGTTCGCCAGCGAGTCGAAACGTTAATGACCTACTGGGATGAAACTTTGGGGACAAAACTTCCCCGCCCGGTCGTACTCGAAGGAGATATTTCCCAAGCCGACCTGGGGCTCGATGCTGTCAGCATGCGCTGGGCAGCCGAACATGTCACCGGTGTGATTCATAATGCCGCCAGCCTCTCTTTCGTGGCAACCAGCGAAGATGGCGAGCCATACCGATCAAACATTGGTGGGACTCGACATGTTCTCGAGTTTTGTCGGAGCCTGGGAATTCGACAATTCTTCCACGTCTCGACAGCCTACATTGCCGGCCAGCGTCAAGGGCGTGTTCTGGAGACAGAACTGGATGTTGGTCAGGAGCTTTCCAACGCTTATGAAGAAAGTAAGCTCGCTTCGGAAAAGATGGTTCGCGAAGCTGATTTTCTGGATTCACCGACCGTTTTCCGGCCCGGGATCATTATTGGTGATTCGGTCACTGGGTACACCACAACCTATCATGGTTACTACGCCGCCCTGCAGCTTTGCAACACGATTGTGAAGACTTTCAATGCTGACGAAACGGGCCTGGTCGGGGCTCAAAAAGTACGGCTGGCACTCAATGGCAATGAAACCAAACATCTGGTGCCTGTCGATTGGGTCTCAGCAGTCATGGCCCATGTGATCACACACCCGGAGCACCATGGCCAGACATACCATCTCACGCCACAGCATCCGGTGACAATCCGCATGATCCGCGACATCCTGGAAGAGACCTGTCATTTCTATGACACACATCTCGTGGGAGTCGGAACGACTCTCGACAAGATGAGCGAAGCTGAAAGTATCTTCTACGAGCACATCCGGGTTTATAACTCCTATTGGAAGAATGACCCGAGCTTTGATCGAACCAATACTCTCAAAGCCGCTCCACACCTACCCTGCCCGGCGGTGAATCGACGTCGGCTCGTCGAGCTTTCGAAGATCGTCATTCGCGATGGATTTCCATCTCCCAGCAAGCGTCCTGTCGATCCTGAATTCGATTCGGCCGCATTCTTCCAGCAGATGCTGGATCAGGCCGCACGAGATCCTCAGTATGACGAGCAGGATCGCAGCATCAGCCTGAATCTTTTGGGTAATGGTGGCGGCCAATGGCATTTACGAATTCGCCAGGGGAACATCGTTGGAGCTGAAATTGGTCTTAATGACGATTCCGACGCTCTGGTGGAAATGACCATCGACAGCTTTGCTCAACTCGTTGCGGGCCAGAAAACCATGGGCCAGTTGGTCGCTGAGTCTGCTGTTCGAGCCAGTCAGGAGCGAGCCGAAGAAGATCTCCTTTCTGTCCTTGACCAACTCTCTCAGCAGGAAGTGGCTGAAGTGCAGAAGTAA
- a CDS encoding phosphatidate phosphatase App1 family protein yields the protein MFYPSYVAPDSTGEQWTMHIQGCIYNLNLPWLRHPIMGAIRRALRIDAEFTETFASRLKPFLVGVEENRQIVVRVGQELVDAGKTSAAGLFNGAITLSKETLENITGEAVRPGLWVPCQAVLDPSDNRQFDGASIVVDRQGLSVISDVDDTVKHSNVSNRRDLFQNTFARVFSPVDGMAEIYRDLAARGAVFHYVSGSPWQLYRPLREFWETYQFPVGSFHLKRFRLRDSARKLKKSPQMQHKRTSIDPILTAFPDRKFVLIGDTGEQDPEIYASVLRDFPQQILGVYLRALHGETADWPRFQQGFADLPADKWHLYPHHEELRSRVLECVEKYDGFRSQVVLPEPPPLSMPDT from the coding sequence GTGTTCTACCCTTCGTATGTCGCCCCTGATTCCACGGGCGAGCAGTGGACGATGCACATTCAGGGCTGCATCTACAATCTGAATCTCCCCTGGCTCAGGCATCCGATTATGGGTGCCATTCGCAGGGCTCTGCGGATTGACGCGGAATTCACCGAGACCTTTGCCAGTCGCCTGAAGCCTTTCCTTGTGGGTGTTGAAGAAAACCGGCAAATTGTGGTGCGTGTGGGTCAAGAGTTGGTCGATGCCGGAAAAACTTCCGCCGCTGGTCTCTTCAATGGCGCGATCACTCTTTCAAAAGAAACGCTGGAGAATATCACTGGAGAAGCGGTTCGTCCCGGTCTCTGGGTTCCCTGTCAGGCGGTTCTCGATCCATCCGACAATCGCCAGTTTGATGGAGCCTCGATTGTCGTTGATCGTCAGGGGCTCTCAGTCATCTCGGACGTTGATGACACCGTCAAACACAGCAATGTTTCCAATCGTCGGGATCTCTTTCAGAATACCTTTGCCCGCGTCTTCTCCCCTGTCGATGGTATGGCCGAAATCTATCGGGATCTGGCCGCCCGAGGGGCTGTGTTTCATTATGTCTCCGGCAGCCCCTGGCAACTGTATCGACCCTTGCGTGAATTCTGGGAGACCTATCAATTCCCGGTCGGATCATTTCATCTCAAGCGATTTCGCCTGCGAGACTCGGCTCGCAAGTTGAAAAAATCGCCCCAGATGCAGCATAAGCGAACTTCGATCGATCCGATTCTGACCGCCTTTCCCGATCGAAAATTCGTTCTGATCGGCGATACCGGCGAGCAGGATCCGGAAATCTACGCCAGTGTTCTCCGCGACTTTCCCCAGCAGATATTGGGTGTTTACTTGCGCGCTCTCCATGGTGAAACGGCCGACTGGCCACGATTCCAGCAGGGATTTGCTGATCTTCCAGCCGACAAATGGCACTTGTACCCGCACCACGAAGAACTGCGTTCTCGAGTGCTGGAATGTGTCGAGAAGTACGACGGCTTTCGATCACAGGTTGTTCTCCCGGAACCACCGCCACTTTCGATGCCGGATACCTAG
- a CDS encoding HlyD family efflux transporter periplasmic adaptor subunit, which yields MISGGLFLRTDVECIPFAGGQAGDHYLFDPLALKYSLLSEKETFLLEKLEQGIEIPRLCHLFEERFSETISPQALEQFMQTLRQQGWAIESPFDAPTMTMMAHRLRARRLWAKFANPLAIRFRGIDPTHLPGEIDLLQVANCLMGWIFQWPWIGMGLLLAITSLTIVLTHPAELFLAVRLATGQELVFWQLALCLCLVKILHELAHGVASLRHGAHCHELGVMLFVGTPVLYCDVTDSWRLPSRWSRMAIAAAGIYIELWIASLATLVWWLAEPGLVSNIALQLMLICGISSLVFNGNPLLKYDGYFILADALKMPNLSDRSRQTVTVFLDWCWLGLSRPWPRGVSYHNAAGLIGYAVASSLFRLGLMISILIALHTWLKPYGLDILTWISGSMLLLGTGTSFVNRSRRYLTDTQRQNALRTTRARLIALAIVLLVTGGLLWPWPASMTADGYVIPHEGVIVRSPVSGRVIFATSKSILTQGEIILELEDRVQKQRLLQQKARVATQRLLLEGLLQRQVFEPAVQAMIPTAKQELQDLEEQLAQWEAEEQRHQLKALVSGRLITIPRTESQAKSAIQMEDPLRRELALPNWSGSILDPSNRGAFVEAGAELAWIAPQPGYDVLMRVSQSDIVRVSPGQEVIIWLQSATQRLLKGTITEISNAPIATTGTVNSASGSKWGFPAFTSDQRVYEVKATLNDASEQVLTGMPVTAKIQLPPESWFRWLMREFRRILRIDW from the coding sequence ATGATCTCGGGCGGTCTCTTCCTCCGTACCGATGTGGAATGCATCCCCTTCGCGGGCGGCCAGGCAGGTGATCATTATCTGTTCGACCCCCTGGCACTCAAGTACTCGCTCCTCAGTGAGAAAGAGACTTTTCTGCTGGAAAAGCTGGAGCAGGGCATCGAGATTCCCCGCCTCTGCCACCTGTTTGAAGAGCGGTTCTCAGAAACCATCAGTCCACAGGCCCTCGAACAGTTCATGCAGACTCTCAGGCAGCAAGGTTGGGCCATAGAATCACCCTTCGATGCACCGACAATGACCATGATGGCTCACAGGTTGCGCGCTCGAAGGCTTTGGGCGAAATTTGCCAACCCGCTGGCGATTCGTTTTCGTGGGATAGATCCCACCCACCTGCCTGGCGAAATTGATCTGCTGCAGGTTGCCAACTGTCTGATGGGCTGGATCTTCCAATGGCCGTGGATCGGCATGGGACTTCTGCTGGCGATCACGTCCCTCACCATTGTGCTCACACATCCGGCTGAACTTTTCCTCGCGGTTCGTCTGGCAACTGGTCAGGAACTGGTCTTCTGGCAACTGGCCCTCTGCCTCTGCCTGGTCAAAATTCTCCACGAGTTGGCTCACGGAGTGGCTTCGTTGAGGCATGGTGCCCATTGCCATGAACTGGGGGTCATGCTCTTTGTCGGGACCCCCGTCCTCTACTGCGATGTGACCGACAGTTGGCGCTTACCTTCCCGCTGGTCGCGGATGGCGATCGCTGCTGCAGGAATTTATATCGAACTCTGGATTGCATCGTTGGCCACGCTGGTCTGGTGGCTGGCTGAACCTGGTCTTGTTTCCAATATCGCCCTGCAACTGATGCTGATCTGTGGCATCAGTTCGCTGGTATTCAATGGCAATCCACTCCTGAAATACGATGGCTATTTTATACTGGCCGATGCACTTAAGATGCCCAATCTTTCTGATCGTTCGCGTCAGACGGTGACAGTCTTTCTCGACTGGTGCTGGTTAGGTCTTTCTCGACCCTGGCCGCGCGGCGTTTCTTATCATAATGCGGCGGGTTTAATCGGATATGCCGTGGCTTCGAGCCTGTTTCGTTTGGGGCTGATGATTTCCATTCTCATCGCGCTGCACACCTGGCTCAAACCCTACGGCCTCGACATCCTCACCTGGATTTCAGGCTCCATGCTGCTCTTGGGAACAGGAACTTCTTTTGTGAATCGATCTCGAAGATATCTCACTGATACCCAGCGGCAGAACGCTCTCCGAACAACGCGTGCCCGCCTGATCGCTCTGGCGATTGTGCTGTTGGTCACTGGCGGATTGCTCTGGCCATGGCCTGCTTCGATGACGGCCGATGGGTACGTGATCCCGCATGAAGGTGTAATTGTCAGATCACCCGTCTCAGGGCGTGTCATCTTCGCCACCAGCAAATCGATTCTTACACAAGGCGAGATCATTCTCGAACTGGAAGATCGTGTCCAGAAGCAAAGGCTCCTCCAGCAGAAAGCTCGCGTCGCCACTCAGAGACTACTGCTGGAAGGCCTGTTGCAACGACAGGTGTTTGAGCCAGCCGTTCAGGCGATGATTCCGACGGCAAAGCAAGAGTTGCAAGATCTGGAAGAGCAACTGGCTCAGTGGGAAGCCGAAGAGCAACGTCATCAACTCAAAGCTCTCGTCTCCGGAAGGTTGATCACAATTCCGCGCACAGAAAGTCAGGCAAAATCTGCGATTCAAATGGAGGATCCACTGCGGCGTGAACTGGCTTTGCCCAACTGGAGTGGTTCGATCCTGGATCCTTCCAATCGCGGAGCTTTTGTCGAAGCAGGAGCCGAACTGGCATGGATCGCGCCCCAACCTGGGTATGATGTCCTCATGAGGGTCAGTCAGAGCGATATCGTCAGAGTCTCCCCTGGGCAGGAAGTGATCATCTGGCTGCAAAGTGCGACGCAGCGCCTGCTCAAAGGGACGATCACAGAGATCTCAAACGCTCCAATCGCTACAACCGGTACAGTCAACAGTGCCTCTGGTTCGAAGTGGGGCTTCCCTGCCTTCACATCCGATCAGCGGGTTTACGAAGTCAAAGCCACACTGAACGATGCTTCAGAGCAAGTTCTCACCGGGATGCCAGTCACAGCCAAGATTCAACTTCCTCCCGAATCATGGTTTCGCTGGCTGATGAGAGAATTCCGGCGGATTCTGCGGATCGACTGGTAA
- a CDS encoding DEAD/DEAH box helicase — protein sequence MDESSKTTSVAHTLRTAPERTSSEGLHEGVEQNSSSSAVPAPHWLPQVLESIAQYDNQNVAPPDTKDVPLSMGTDLHLAGINSALQRLPKVDAEPVTLMKSIPLGPAWKPSRPRIQTFGLKFPEGLEFLPPPKPKEESRQESMAENASASEAAPAQESVSSAADVTAADLIEKSEAALVEKPEAKLTRIKPPAGVLTLEDRLFYLLQPPLQTWLKGQELIMPFEPFPYQYEGIAWLFSHDAALLADEMGLGKTMQTITAIRLLVRSGQVRRVVLVCPKPLLPNWQREFRTWAEELPFVVVEGDTDRRRITWTMPGVPVLIVNYETLVRDVANFGDEFPKFDLVVLDEAQRIKNRTSRTAETARRIPRRRAWALTGTPIENRPEELGALYEFLELVPPGSTPDLKQLQSLSKEFILRRTKDLVMKDMPPRLDRDAILELSPAQRYSYDTAEKEGVIQLNEMGDSISIQHVFELVLRLKQITNWDPLTGESAKFDRLEADMEEVAASGGKAILFSQWTKTLDFLKEKLERFGPLVYHGGIPNKLREPVLKQFKEDPTKHIILMSYATGAVGLNLQFAGYVFLYDRWWNPAIEDQAINRAHRIGCKSQVIVTRFISKDTIEEKIDRVLTEKRELFRAILGDGDNLNASLSMTASEIFGLFDLKARHGKGTRSIGPKP from the coding sequence ATGGACGAATCTTCAAAAACAACGAGCGTGGCTCATACCCTTCGCACTGCTCCAGAACGTACCAGTTCAGAGGGCTTGCACGAAGGAGTCGAGCAGAATTCAAGCTCATCAGCTGTTCCGGCTCCCCATTGGTTGCCGCAGGTTCTCGAGTCAATTGCTCAGTACGACAACCAGAATGTGGCTCCGCCTGATACAAAGGATGTGCCTCTCTCCATGGGGACAGACCTGCATCTGGCTGGGATTAACAGTGCTCTGCAGCGTTTACCGAAAGTTGACGCCGAGCCTGTCACTCTGATGAAATCGATCCCGCTGGGGCCAGCCTGGAAGCCGAGCCGGCCACGCATTCAGACCTTTGGACTCAAGTTTCCTGAAGGTCTGGAGTTCTTGCCTCCACCGAAACCGAAGGAAGAATCTCGTCAAGAATCGATGGCTGAAAACGCCTCTGCGTCCGAAGCTGCCCCTGCACAGGAATCCGTTTCGTCAGCAGCGGATGTTACTGCCGCTGATCTCATTGAGAAATCCGAGGCGGCACTGGTCGAAAAGCCCGAGGCTAAACTCACACGCATCAAGCCACCCGCAGGCGTTCTGACTCTCGAAGATCGATTGTTCTATCTTTTGCAGCCCCCTTTGCAGACCTGGCTCAAAGGACAGGAACTCATCATGCCCTTCGAGCCATTCCCTTATCAGTACGAAGGGATTGCCTGGCTGTTCTCACACGATGCAGCACTTCTCGCCGACGAGATGGGGCTCGGGAAAACGATGCAGACCATTACTGCCATTCGTTTGCTGGTGCGGAGTGGTCAGGTTCGCCGGGTGGTACTGGTTTGCCCGAAACCACTTTTGCCCAACTGGCAGCGTGAGTTTCGCACATGGGCAGAAGAACTCCCCTTCGTGGTGGTTGAAGGGGATACCGATCGCCGCCGCATTACCTGGACAATGCCAGGTGTCCCTGTATTGATTGTCAATTACGAAACTCTCGTACGGGATGTGGCGAATTTTGGCGACGAGTTTCCGAAGTTTGACCTGGTGGTGCTGGACGAAGCGCAGCGGATCAAAAACCGCACGTCGCGAACTGCCGAAACAGCGCGTCGGATTCCTCGTCGCAGAGCCTGGGCACTTACGGGAACACCCATCGAAAATCGGCCGGAAGAACTTGGTGCGCTCTACGAGTTTCTGGAACTCGTCCCACCAGGCAGCACGCCCGATCTCAAGCAGTTACAGTCACTATCGAAGGAGTTTATTCTTCGGCGGACCAAAGACCTCGTGATGAAAGACATGCCTCCGAGGCTCGATCGCGATGCCATTCTCGAATTGAGCCCCGCCCAGAGATATTCCTACGATACCGCCGAGAAAGAAGGGGTCATCCAACTCAACGAAATGGGTGACAGCATTTCGATTCAGCATGTGTTCGAACTGGTATTACGGCTCAAACAAATCACCAACTGGGATCCTCTGACGGGTGAGAGTGCCAAGTTCGATCGACTGGAAGCTGATATGGAGGAAGTGGCCGCCAGTGGTGGTAAAGCGATTCTTTTCAGTCAATGGACGAAGACACTCGACTTTCTCAAAGAGAAGCTCGAGCGCTTTGGCCCACTGGTCTACCACGGTGGAATACCCAACAAACTTCGCGAACCGGTACTCAAACAGTTCAAAGAAGACCCCACCAAGCACATTATCTTGATGAGCTATGCCACTGGAGCGGTGGGGCTCAACCTGCAGTTTGCCGGGTATGTTTTCCTCTATGATCGCTGGTGGAACCCGGCCATTGAAGATCAGGCCATCAATCGCGCTCATCGCATTGGCTGCAAAAGCCAGGTGATCGTGACGCGGTTCATTTCCAAAGACACCATCGAAGAAAAGATCGATCGCGTCCTCACTGAGAAACGCGAGTTATTCCGTGCCATTCTGGGCGATGGAGATAACCTCAATGCGTCACTCTCGATGACCGCGTCGGAAATCTTTGGCCTGTTCGATCTGAAGGCCCGGCATGGTAAGGGAACTCGCT